In Brassica napus cultivar Da-Ae unplaced genomic scaffold, Da-Ae ScsIHWf_2594;HRSCAF=3342, whole genome shotgun sequence, a genomic segment contains:
- the LOC125601487 gene encoding uncharacterized protein LOC125601487, whose translation MSKIANRDYASLNLSGDNYLQWALSTRISLKSKGLGDTITEDNNENEKNRYRALGLMRHHLIDGLKDQYDHHRMVLLPKARHDWMHLRFLDYKSVDEYNSALFKIVSILKLCGQEVSDSMMLEKTYMTFNQSNSSNGARPAGTAPLPEAHEVEKNDPKETYYVQDNKKPYGNGRGGFKRRGRDNSNGLDGYSTGRKGNHNNRGRGSNYGRG comes from the exons atgtcgaaaatagcaaacagagactatgcatCCCTTAATCTCTCTGGAGACAATTACTTGCAATGGGCGCTAAGCACAAGGATAAGTCTAaagtccaagggactcggtgatactatcaCCGAGGACaacaatgaaaatgaaaagaacCGATACAGAGCCTTAGGCCTTATGCGTCATCATCTCATTGATGGtcttaaagatca ATATGATCACCACAggatggtgttgcttccaaaggcaagGCACGATTGGATGCACCTAAGATTCTTAGACTATAAGTCAGTGGATGAGTACAATTCAGCTCTATTCAAGATTGTCTCAATACTAAAGCTATGTGGTCAAGAAGTATCCGATAGTatgatgcttgaaaagacctaTATGACTTTCAATCAGTCGAATTCT agtaacGGAGCTAGACCGGCCGGGACAGCACCACTACCCGAAGCCCATGAGGTTGAGAAGAATGATCCCAAAGAGACCTACTACGTCCAAGACAACAAGAAACCATACGGCAATGGCCGTGGTGGATTCAAGAGGCGTGGACGTGACAACTCGAACGGCCTAGACGGCTACTCAACtggccggaaaggaaaccacaataaccgtggtcgtggttccaattacggcCGGGGTTGA